In Oscillatoria acuminata PCC 6304, a single window of DNA contains:
- a CDS encoding hybrid sensor histidine kinase/response regulator, which produces MSKILVIDDDGVTRLLLKRNLQMQGYDVTLAKNGAEGLRLAKELRPDLIVCDWMMPLVDGVEVCRHIKADPFLATTFFILLTVRGQVDDRIQGLDSGADEFLSKPIESDELLARVRAGLRLHQLTQQLRQANQQLLALVEVQQQLLSAVDSTPEEVNSSYIQLLAPLGQAAQASRAYMSELYQDQAGIEPRVLCEWFAKVPTDNPRQQNSQAIQGLIPPKPLPSRWIATFKKGGIVAGKVSDFPEAEREILEQAHLDSLLMVPLTLKDELVGFIGFENCAIAELDSLLPILRAAAAAICLHRDRSAAVLALRASEARYRAIIEDQTEFICRFAPDGTLTFVNDAYCRYFTMTREELMDGSLVPFRPDFERDFVNQPVINREESALLPNGEVRWHHWTERAVFSGDELVEFQAVGRDITERKQAEEETLKALAKEKELNQLKTHFVSMVSHEFRTPLTTILSSADLLEYYQEDFPDSKGDKKLQAIQRIQSVSVNMTQMIDDILLIGHAESGNLKCTCNPLELVQFCNQLVEDMQFIDNGLHGIELILSQPSLSACMDEKLLRHILTNLLSNALKYSPAGMPVQLELGDRQNLAIFHIKDRGIGIPPKDLPHLFEPFHRCRNVGTISGTGMGLAIVKKCVEIHGGDISVQSEERDGERPGSTTLTVILPRFPMNNLTPTLEDPVLETCPAKKAEESALNPAINPDAPANSLSL; this is translated from the coding sequence ATGTCAAAAATACTCGTTATAGATGATGATGGGGTAACTCGTTTACTCCTGAAACGGAACCTCCAAATGCAGGGATATGATGTAACCTTGGCTAAAAATGGAGCCGAAGGACTGCGATTGGCCAAAGAACTGCGTCCGGATTTAATCGTTTGCGACTGGATGATGCCGCTAGTGGATGGGGTAGAAGTTTGTCGCCATATCAAAGCCGACCCCTTCTTAGCCACCACCTTTTTTATCCTCCTCACTGTGCGCGGACAAGTCGATGATCGGATTCAAGGTCTCGATTCAGGAGCCGATGAATTTCTCTCCAAACCGATAGAAAGTGATGAATTACTGGCCCGAGTTCGTGCGGGATTGCGACTCCACCAGTTAACCCAGCAATTACGCCAAGCCAATCAACAGTTATTGGCCCTGGTAGAAGTCCAACAACAGTTATTAAGTGCCGTAGATTCCACCCCCGAAGAAGTCAACTCCTCTTATATTCAGTTACTCGCCCCCCTCGGACAAGCGGCGCAAGCCAGTCGCGCTTATATGAGCGAACTGTATCAGGATCAGGCGGGGATCGAACCTCGGGTGTTATGTGAGTGGTTTGCCAAGGTGCCCACGGACAACCCGAGGCAACAGAATTCCCAAGCAATCCAAGGGTTAATCCCGCCTAAACCCTTACCTTCGCGCTGGATTGCCACATTCAAAAAGGGCGGAATTGTGGCCGGGAAAGTGAGCGATTTTCCTGAAGCGGAACGGGAGATATTGGAGCAAGCGCACCTGGATTCGTTGTTGATGGTACCCCTCACCCTCAAGGATGAATTAGTCGGATTTATCGGATTTGAGAATTGTGCGATCGCCGAACTAGATTCTCTGCTGCCGATTTTGCGGGCGGCAGCCGCAGCGATTTGCCTCCATCGCGATCGCAGCGCTGCCGTCCTCGCCCTTAGAGCCAGTGAAGCGCGCTACCGGGCGATTATAGAAGACCAAACTGAATTTATCTGTCGCTTTGCCCCGGATGGCACTCTCACTTTTGTCAATGATGCCTACTGTCGGTATTTTACCATGACCCGCGAGGAACTGATGGACGGCTCTCTGGTTCCCTTTCGCCCCGACTTTGAGCGTGATTTTGTCAACCAGCCCGTGATCAACCGAGAAGAATCCGCCTTGTTACCCAATGGAGAAGTGCGATGGCATCACTGGACCGAACGGGCTGTTTTTTCTGGAGATGAACTGGTTGAGTTTCAAGCTGTTGGGCGGGATATCACTGAACGGAAGCAAGCCGAAGAAGAAACCCTCAAAGCCCTGGCGAAAGAAAAAGAACTCAATCAGCTTAAAACTCACTTTGTGTCAATGGTCTCCCATGAATTTCGCACCCCTCTCACCACTATTCTTTCCTCTGCTGACTTGCTGGAATATTACCAAGAAGACTTTCCAGACTCAAAAGGGGATAAAAAGCTGCAAGCCATCCAACGGATTCAAAGTGTTTCCGTCAATATGACCCAAATGATTGATGATATCCTGTTAATTGGTCATGCCGAATCGGGAAACCTGAAATGCACCTGCAATCCCTTAGAGTTGGTTCAGTTTTGTAATCAATTAGTCGAGGATATGCAGTTTATTGATAACGGCTTACATGGGATTGAGCTAATCCTTTCCCAACCGAGTCTCTCCGCCTGTATGGATGAAAAATTACTGCGGCATATCCTGACGAATTTACTCTCCAATGCCCTGAAATATTCCCCAGCCGGGATGCCCGTTCAACTGGAACTAGGCGATCGGCAAAACCTAGCCATCTTTCACATCAAAGATCGCGGAATTGGCATTCCCCCCAAAGACTTGCCCCATCTGTTTGAACCCTTCCACCGTTGCCGGAACGTAGGTACAATTTCCGGCACTGGCATGGGACTAGCCATTGTCAAAAAATGTGTAGAAATTCACGGGGGAGACATCTCCGTACAGAGTGAAGAGAGGGATGGCGAACGACCGGGCAGCACAACCTTAACCGTCATTTTGCCCCGGTTCCCGATGAATAACCTCACCCCCACCCTGGAGGATCCCGTTCTCGAAACCTGTCCCGCCAAAAAAGCGGAAGAATCAGCTTTAAACCCGGCCATTAACCCTGATGCTCCAGCCAATTCTCTGTCCCTTTAA
- a CDS encoding response regulator: protein MNKILVIDDDSATRLLLKRDLKLEGHEVTVAKDGEEGVKLALELHPALIICDWVMPYFDGVEVCRIVKSNPKLAPPFFILLTSKVDLQDRIQGLDAGADDFLSKPVNPAELLARVRAGLRLYNSQQQLSQSNQQLSQTLLDLQQTQAQLIQSEKMSSIGQMVAGIAHEINNPVTFIDGNLNHAAKYIRELLDFIQLFQKHYPNPLPEVKQAADELDLEFLMADFPPLVESMKRGAKRIREIVESLRTFSHLDEAELKDVDLHEGLDSTLSILKGRLEGIETEINYGELPRVECYPSDINQVFFHLLNNAIDAVGKRTPLHNSPPVPPRIRICTETRSPDHAVIRIFDNGVGIPQETIPNIFNPFFTTKDVGAGKGLGLSISYQIIVDKHGGKLEVHSEPGHETEFAIIIPISPPKK from the coding sequence ATGAATAAAATTCTGGTCATAGATGATGATTCTGCAACCCGCTTACTCCTCAAACGCGATTTAAAATTAGAAGGCCATGAAGTCACCGTTGCCAAAGATGGGGAAGAAGGGGTAAAACTCGCCCTAGAACTTCATCCGGCCTTAATTATTTGCGATTGGGTGATGCCTTATTTTGATGGCGTAGAAGTCTGCCGCATTGTCAAATCTAATCCAAAATTAGCCCCACCCTTTTTTATTTTACTCACCTCCAAAGTTGATTTACAGGACCGCATTCAAGGACTCGATGCCGGGGCCGATGATTTTCTCTCCAAACCCGTCAATCCAGCGGAACTCTTAGCAAGGGTCAGGGCGGGACTAAGACTTTATAATTCCCAGCAACAATTAAGCCAATCCAATCAACAACTGAGCCAAACCTTACTGGATTTGCAACAAACCCAGGCGCAGTTAATTCAAAGTGAAAAAATGTCCTCCATCGGTCAAATGGTGGCGGGAATTGCTCATGAAATCAACAATCCCGTTACGTTCATTGATGGAAATTTGAATCATGCTGCCAAATATATTCGAGAACTGCTGGACTTTATTCAACTTTTTCAAAAACACTATCCTAATCCTCTACCGGAGGTGAAACAAGCAGCGGACGAACTAGATTTAGAATTTTTAATGGCGGATTTTCCTCCCCTCGTCGAATCCATGAAACGAGGGGCGAAGCGAATTCGAGAAATTGTGGAATCCTTGCGAACCTTTTCTCATTTGGATGAAGCGGAACTGAAAGATGTGGATCTCCATGAAGGGTTGGATAGTACCCTTTCTATTTTAAAGGGTCGTTTAGAAGGGATTGAAACCGAGATTAATTATGGAGAATTACCTCGGGTGGAATGCTATCCCAGTGATATCAATCAAGTATTTTTTCACCTGTTGAACAATGCGATCGATGCCGTCGGAAAACGCACCCCTCTACACAATTCCCCTCCCGTACCCCCCCGGATTCGCATCTGTACCGAAACCCGCAGCCCTGACCATGCAGTGATTCGGATTTTTGATAATGGGGTCGGCATTCCCCAAGAGACAATCCCTAATATTTTCAACCCCTTTTTCACAACCAAAGATGTGGGTGCAGGAAAAGGACTCGGTTTAAGCATTTCCTATCAAATTATCGTAGATAAACACGGGGGAAAATTAGAAGTTCATTCCGAACCCGGTCACGAAACAGAATTTGCCATCATCATTCCCATTTCTCCCCCCAAAAAATAA